The following are encoded together in the Tripterygium wilfordii isolate XIE 37 chromosome 3, ASM1340144v1, whole genome shotgun sequence genome:
- the LOC119988519 gene encoding UDP-glycosyltransferase 73C6-like isoform X2 — translation MPLHQFLPSVLHCKPPMDDLQVQGLHFVLFPHLIPGHMIPMIDIARLLAKRGMVVTIFTTPLNAARFASVLIRAAESGLQIRVKELNFPYGEAGLPQGFENLDMVFSADDAFKFLSAIPMLQQPAEELFEDLTPRPSCIISDFFMRWTAPLAAKFHVPRISFNGFSCICNLCIHNIHNSRVLENISSDFEYFAVPGFPDHIKITIAQLPGLLKPTARELLDRMFAAESLSLGMIVNTFEELESEYVKEYRKLKGNRVWCIGPVSLSNTHNLDKLERGNKTSFDENECFKWLDSQEPRSVAYACLGSVSNLTPSQLKELGLGLEASGRPFIWVLREGNKSKDMDKWISEDGIEERIKGRGLIIRGWAPQVLILSHQAIGGFLTHCGWNSILEAISMGLPIITWPQFEDQFCNEKLVTQVLKIGVSVGVFRPPFGEEEKVIDSLMSEGDEGEERRMRARELGEMANRSVEEGGSSYINLTLLIQCIMQQATGKK, via the exons ATGCCGTTACACCAATTTCTTCCATCTGTTCTACATTGCAAACCACCTATGGATGATCTTCAAGTTCAGGGGCTTCATTTTGTCTTATTTCCACACCTAATACCAGGCCATATGATCCCCATGATAGACATTGCAAGACTGTTAGCAAAGCGCGGCATGGTTGTCACCATATTCACCACCCCACTGAATGCAGCTCGTTTTGCGTCGGTTCTTATTCGTGCCGCAGAATCGGGGCTCCAGATCAGGGTAAAAGAACTCAACTTTCCCTATGGAGAAGCAGGACTACCACAAGGTTTTGAGAATTTAGATATGGTGTTTTCGGCTGACGATGCTTTCAAGTTCTTGAGTGCAATTCCCATGCTGCAACAGCCTGCGGAGGAATTGTTTGAAGACCTAACACCCCGGCCAAGTTGCATTATTTCTGATTTTTTCATGCGCTGGACGGCCCCTCTCGCGGCTAAGTTCCATGTACCAAGAATTTCTTTCAATGGGTTTTCTTGCATTTGTAACTTGTGCATCCACAACATACATAATTCTAGGGTTCTTGAGAACATAAGTTCAGATTTTGAATACTTTGCCGTTCCTGGCTTCCCCGATCATATCAAAATTACCATAGCCCAGTTGCCAGGGCTCCTAAAACCAACTGCAAGAGAGCTTCTTGACAGAATGTTTGCTGCCGAGAGTTTGAGTCTTGGGATGATCGTTAACACATTTGAAGAGCTGGAGTCTGAATATGTCAAAGAGTACAGAAAACTGAAAGGAAATAGGGTTTGGTGTATTGGACCAGTTTCTTTATCCAACACACACAATTTGGATAAGCTTGAGAGAGGTAACAAGACCTCATTTGATGAAAATGAGTGCTTCAAGTGGCTAGACTCACAGGAGCCAAGGTCTGTAGCCTATGCTTGTCTTGGAAGTGTTAGCAATCTAACACCTTCACAGCTGAAAGAACTTGGGTTAGGCCTGGAGGCATCTGGAAGACCATTCATTTGGGTTTTAAGGGAAGGAAATAAATCAAAGGATATGGACAAGTGGATTTCAGAAGATGGAATTGAAGAGAGAATCAAAGGGAGAGGCCTTATTATCCGGGGTTGGGCTCCTCAAGTTTTGATATTGTCACACCAGGCAATTGGAGGATTCTTAACACACTGTGGCTGGAATTCAATCCTTGAAGCAATAAGCATGGGCTTGCCCATCATTACATGGCCTCAATTTGAAGACCAATTCTGTAATGAGAAGTTAGTCACTCAAGTGCTAAAGATTGGTGTCAGTGTTGGAGTGTTCCGACCCCcatttggagaagaagagaag GTTATCGATAGTTTGATGAGTGAAGGAGATGagggagaagaaaggagaatGAGAGCTAGAGAGCTTGGGGAGATGGCAAATAGATCAGTAGAAGAAGGAGGCTCTTCTTACATCAATTTGACACTGTTAATTCAATGCATCATGCAACAAGCAACTGGAAAGAAGTGA
- the LOC119988519 gene encoding UDP-glycosyltransferase 73C6-like isoform X1 has product MPLHQFLPSVLHCKPPMDDLQVQGLHFVLFPHLIPGHMIPMIDIARLLAKRGMVVTIFTTPLNAARFASVLIRAAESGLQIRVKELNFPYGEAGLPQGFENLDMVFSADDAFKFLSAIPMLQQPAEELFEDLTPRPSCIISDFFMRWTAPLAAKFHVPRISFNGFSCICNLCIHNIHNSRVLENISSDFEYFAVPGFPDHIKITIAQLPGLLKPTARELLDRMFAAESLSLGMIVNTFEELESEYVKEYRKLKGNRVWCIGPVSLSNTHNLDKLERGNKTSFDENECFKWLDSQEPRSVAYACLGSVSNLTPSQLKELGLGLEASGRPFIWVLREGNKSKDMDKWISEDGIEERIKGRGLIIRGWAPQVLILSHQAIGGFLTHCGWNSILEAISMGLPIITWPQFEDQFCNEKLVTQVLKIGVSVGVFRPPFGEEEKAGVLAKKDDFTKVIDSLMSEGDEGEERRMRARELGEMANRSVEEGGSSYINLTLLIQCIMQQATGKK; this is encoded by the coding sequence ATGCCGTTACACCAATTTCTTCCATCTGTTCTACATTGCAAACCACCTATGGATGATCTTCAAGTTCAGGGGCTTCATTTTGTCTTATTTCCACACCTAATACCAGGCCATATGATCCCCATGATAGACATTGCAAGACTGTTAGCAAAGCGCGGCATGGTTGTCACCATATTCACCACCCCACTGAATGCAGCTCGTTTTGCGTCGGTTCTTATTCGTGCCGCAGAATCGGGGCTCCAGATCAGGGTAAAAGAACTCAACTTTCCCTATGGAGAAGCAGGACTACCACAAGGTTTTGAGAATTTAGATATGGTGTTTTCGGCTGACGATGCTTTCAAGTTCTTGAGTGCAATTCCCATGCTGCAACAGCCTGCGGAGGAATTGTTTGAAGACCTAACACCCCGGCCAAGTTGCATTATTTCTGATTTTTTCATGCGCTGGACGGCCCCTCTCGCGGCTAAGTTCCATGTACCAAGAATTTCTTTCAATGGGTTTTCTTGCATTTGTAACTTGTGCATCCACAACATACATAATTCTAGGGTTCTTGAGAACATAAGTTCAGATTTTGAATACTTTGCCGTTCCTGGCTTCCCCGATCATATCAAAATTACCATAGCCCAGTTGCCAGGGCTCCTAAAACCAACTGCAAGAGAGCTTCTTGACAGAATGTTTGCTGCCGAGAGTTTGAGTCTTGGGATGATCGTTAACACATTTGAAGAGCTGGAGTCTGAATATGTCAAAGAGTACAGAAAACTGAAAGGAAATAGGGTTTGGTGTATTGGACCAGTTTCTTTATCCAACACACACAATTTGGATAAGCTTGAGAGAGGTAACAAGACCTCATTTGATGAAAATGAGTGCTTCAAGTGGCTAGACTCACAGGAGCCAAGGTCTGTAGCCTATGCTTGTCTTGGAAGTGTTAGCAATCTAACACCTTCACAGCTGAAAGAACTTGGGTTAGGCCTGGAGGCATCTGGAAGACCATTCATTTGGGTTTTAAGGGAAGGAAATAAATCAAAGGATATGGACAAGTGGATTTCAGAAGATGGAATTGAAGAGAGAATCAAAGGGAGAGGCCTTATTATCCGGGGTTGGGCTCCTCAAGTTTTGATATTGTCACACCAGGCAATTGGAGGATTCTTAACACACTGTGGCTGGAATTCAATCCTTGAAGCAATAAGCATGGGCTTGCCCATCATTACATGGCCTCAATTTGAAGACCAATTCTGTAATGAGAAGTTAGTCACTCAAGTGCTAAAGATTGGTGTCAGTGTTGGAGTGTTCCGACCCCcatttggagaagaagagaaggcagGGGTCTTAGCAAAGAAAGACGATTTTACGAAAGTTATCGATAGTTTGATGAGTGAAGGAGATGagggagaagaaaggagaatGAGAGCTAGAGAGCTTGGGGAGATGGCAAATAGATCAGTAGAAGAAGGAGGCTCTTCTTACATCAATTTGACACTGTTAATTCAATGCATCATGCAACAAGCAACTGGAAAGAAGTGA